A genomic segment from Gemmatimonadota bacterium encodes:
- the ribH gene encoding 6,7-dimethyl-8-ribityllumazine synthase — protein sequence MTAEREGRLADVGRVAVIVSRYHERITGRLLDGAREACAEAGIAADAVDVLWVSGAFELGVVTTAAARSGRYAALVALGVVVRGDTPHFDFVAGETSAALRRATTETLVPVGFGLLTCDTMEQAVARAGGEAGNKGREAAEAAIRTADLLRQMRGA from the coding sequence ATGACCGCCGAGCGCGAAGGAAGACTCGCCGATGTCGGGCGCGTGGCCGTCATTGTTTCCCGCTACCACGAGCGGATCACGGGCCGGCTGCTCGACGGCGCCCGTGAAGCGTGTGCCGAGGCCGGCATTGCCGCAGATGCCGTGGATGTGCTCTGGGTCAGTGGGGCGTTCGAGCTGGGCGTCGTGACTACCGCTGCTGCTCGAAGCGGCCGCTACGCGGCGCTCGTGGCACTCGGCGTCGTGGTGCGTGGCGACACGCCGCACTTCGATTTCGTCGCCGGCGAGACATCGGCCGCGCTGCGGCGGGCCACCACCGAGACGCTGGTGCCGGTCGGCTTCGGCTTGCTGACCTGCGACACCATGGAGCAGGCAGTGGCCCGCGCAGGCGGCGAGGCCGGCAACAAGGGGCGGGAAGCAGCGGAGGCAGCGATCCGCACTGCCGACCTGCTGCGCCAGATGCGGGGAGCATAG
- the ptsP gene encoding phosphoenolpyruvate--protein phosphotransferase, protein MGVSPGVAFARAITVRWSFPDIPNRTVPAGEQDAEVARLHAAVAATVAQLETLRERTRVRAGPEEAGIFDAQIFMVQDGEFLAGVEGLIRKGNLAAETAYEFCALELRNQWQGSRKSFLRDRLADLNAIQLRTLAHLLGRPTEEAWLGEITEQVVLVVRELSPGLTVQLDREHVVGFVTEEGTRTSHAAILAHSLGIPAVMGVAGALSAIDDGTIVLLDGHAGTVILDPTPDELETARLQNSRRHKLEMQLEGIAGEPAITPDGTSIMLQGNVDLPEEIEPALRHGAQGVGLLRTEFLVTGRATLPNEDEQMEYYRRVGAAFAGEPVVIRTFDLGGDKFPAAFDAPHEANPMLGWRSVRVCLDEPGIFRPQLRAILRAAADREISIMLPMVISLDEVSQARAMLAEEAESLRQAGIRAASDVPMGVMIETPAAVLLADEFARVAAFLSVGSNDLTQYTLAVDRGNARLATRFEPLHPAVVRQLRDVRDAAGRAGIPASVCGEMASDPFSAVLLLGLGYDRLSIGPPAIPLVKWVVRHVPVAAAREAALSAIKATTTTAVKAILRDTLGQYLDLRLVDPTNALPRSTVAASLPRFT, encoded by the coding sequence GTGGGAGTCTCTCCCGGGGTCGCCTTTGCGCGGGCGATCACCGTGCGCTGGTCGTTCCCGGATATCCCGAATCGTACGGTTCCCGCAGGCGAGCAGGACGCGGAGGTTGCCCGGCTGCACGCGGCCGTGGCGGCCACGGTCGCGCAGCTCGAGACGCTTCGCGAGCGGACGCGAGTGAGGGCGGGCCCCGAAGAGGCGGGCATCTTCGACGCGCAGATCTTCATGGTGCAGGACGGCGAATTCCTGGCTGGGGTCGAGGGGTTGATCCGTAAGGGAAATCTCGCGGCCGAAACCGCATACGAGTTCTGCGCGCTTGAACTTCGCAATCAGTGGCAAGGGTCACGCAAGAGTTTCCTGCGCGATCGGCTCGCCGATCTGAACGCCATCCAGCTGCGGACGCTCGCGCATCTGCTCGGACGCCCGACCGAGGAGGCGTGGCTCGGGGAGATCACCGAACAGGTGGTGCTCGTGGTGCGCGAGCTTTCGCCGGGCCTCACCGTGCAGCTCGACCGCGAACATGTGGTTGGCTTCGTCACCGAAGAGGGCACCCGAACCTCCCACGCGGCGATCCTCGCGCATTCACTCGGCATTCCGGCGGTGATGGGCGTTGCAGGGGCGCTCTCGGCCATCGATGACGGCACCATCGTATTGCTCGATGGCCACGCCGGGACGGTGATTCTCGATCCAACGCCGGATGAACTCGAGACCGCCCGGCTGCAGAACTCGCGGCGTCACAAGCTCGAGATGCAGCTGGAGGGAATTGCTGGAGAGCCAGCGATCACGCCCGATGGCACCAGCATCATGTTGCAGGGAAACGTCGACCTCCCCGAGGAGATCGAGCCGGCCTTGCGGCACGGCGCGCAGGGCGTCGGTCTGCTGCGCACCGAATTCCTTGTCACGGGTCGTGCCACGCTGCCGAACGAAGACGAGCAGATGGAGTATTACCGCCGGGTCGGCGCCGCCTTCGCGGGCGAACCGGTAGTCATCCGGACCTTCGATCTTGGCGGCGACAAGTTCCCGGCGGCGTTCGATGCACCGCACGAGGCCAATCCGATGCTCGGCTGGCGCTCGGTACGGGTCTGCCTCGACGAGCCGGGGATCTTCCGGCCCCAGTTGCGCGCGATCCTGCGGGCGGCCGCGGATCGGGAGATCTCGATCATGCTGCCGATGGTGATCTCGCTGGACGAGGTCAGCCAGGCCAGGGCCATGCTCGCCGAGGAAGCGGAATCGCTCCGGCAGGCAGGGATTCGCGCGGCGAGCGATGTGCCGATGGGCGTCATGATCGAGACCCCGGCCGCCGTCCTCCTCGCCGACGAGTTCGCCCGGGTTGCCGCGTTTCTCAGTGTGGGCAGCAATGACCTGACCCAGTACACGCTGGCCGTCGACCGGGGCAATGCCCGGCTGGCCACGCGGTTCGAGCCGCTCCATCCGGCCGTGGTGCGACAGTTGCGGGATGTCCGCGATGCCGCCGGGCGAGCCGGCATCCCGGCCTCAGTCTGTGGCGAAATGGCCTCCGACCCGTTCAGCGCCGTGCTCCTGCTGGGCCTGGGATACGACCGTCTCAGCATCGGGCCGCCAGCTATCCCGCTGGTGAAGTGGGTCGTCCGGCACGTCCCGGTGGCGGCCGCGCGGGAAGCGGCGTTGTCGGCGATCAAGGCCACGACCACGACGGCGGTGAAGGCGATCCTGCGCGACACGCTGGGGCAGTATCTCGACCTGCGGCTGGTCGACCCGACGAACGCGTTGCCGCGCTCCACTGTGGCCGCTAGCTTGCCCCGGTTCACCTGA
- the nusB gene encoding transcription antitermination factor NusB, translating into MLRIESKRRARALQVLYALDTTGDSDVDLAATGLARLTGPEPGIFEEAQAIVDGVLAQRDTLDRYAQDAAENWRLDRVATIERNILRIGIHELLLGVLPPRIVIDEAIWLAHRFAGPRAPAFINGVLDRVARDLGRL; encoded by the coding sequence ATGCTGCGGATCGAATCGAAGCGACGGGCCCGGGCCCTTCAGGTCCTCTACGCGCTCGATACCACGGGCGACAGCGATGTGGATCTTGCCGCCACCGGCCTCGCACGGCTGACCGGGCCCGAGCCCGGCATCTTCGAGGAAGCGCAGGCGATTGTCGACGGCGTCCTGGCGCAGCGTGACACCCTCGACCGTTACGCGCAGGATGCCGCTGAGAACTGGCGCCTCGATCGCGTGGCGACGATCGAGCGCAATATCCTGCGCATCGGGATCCACGAACTGTTGCTGGGCGTCCTGCCGCCGCGCATCGTCATCGACGAGGCGATCTGGCTGGCACACCGCTTCGCCGGGCCCCGCGCGCCCGCGTTCATCAACGGCGTCCTCGACCGCGTCGCACGCGACCTCGGCCGTCTCTGA
- a CDS encoding PTS sugar transporter subunit IIC, translating into MTALVVVGLVTWGIFVAVDLVTMPQGLFSRPLVAATVAGAITGNLTSGLVAGMVLELYALDVLPIGASRYPDYGPAAVAAGAASALVPQELVIGVAGLVGLPLAVIGGYTLHVHRRRNAISVQRRLARVSAGDARAIWELQRNGLVRDAGRGLVLSVAGVCVALVMARMPWSEFPRASLLNWAAAAGGLSAVLGGALRSGGHGARRRWLGVGLAAGVLVVLLQ; encoded by the coding sequence GTGACCGCGCTTGTCGTCGTCGGCCTCGTTACCTGGGGCATCTTCGTCGCCGTGGACCTGGTCACCATGCCGCAAGGGCTCTTCTCGCGGCCGCTGGTGGCGGCGACGGTGGCCGGCGCCATCACCGGCAATCTCACCTCCGGGCTGGTGGCGGGGATGGTCCTCGAACTGTACGCCCTCGACGTGCTGCCGATCGGTGCATCGCGCTACCCCGACTACGGCCCGGCGGCCGTTGCGGCGGGTGCGGCCTCGGCGCTGGTGCCGCAGGAACTCGTGATCGGTGTCGCGGGTCTGGTCGGTCTCCCGCTCGCCGTCATCGGGGGATACACGCTCCACGTACATCGGCGCCGCAATGCGATCTCGGTGCAGCGACGGCTTGCTCGCGTCTCGGCGGGCGATGCCCGGGCGATCTGGGAGTTGCAGCGGAACGGCCTGGTGCGCGACGCCGGTCGCGGTCTGGTGCTGAGTGTGGCCGGCGTGTGCGTGGCACTGGTAATGGCACGAATGCCGTGGTCAGAATTCCCGCGCGCCTCACTGCTCAACTGGGCCGCCGCAGCGGGCGGGCTCTCGGCGGTGCTCGGTGGAGCGCTGCGCAGCGGCGGTCACGGAGCGCGTCGTCGCTGGCTCGGCGTGGGATTGGCCGCAGGCGTGCTCGTGGTGCTGCTGCAATGA
- the metK gene encoding methionine adenosyltransferase has product MSLANRHVFTSESVTEGHPDKVADQISDAVLDAILARDAAARVACETLVTTGMAVIAGEITTTAYVNIPDIVRSTIQRIGYTHASFGFDYRTCAVLTSIDRQSPDIAMGVDGKTDDEQGAGDQGMMFGYATDETDELMPLPIVLSHRLAERLAAVRRGGGRMPHHEWLRPDGKTQVSVEYEGDRPVAVRTVVLSTQHDDKVGNKTLLQRTIEGAMTEDVILPVLQEFGFDGVKTKIHVNPTGRFVIGGPQGDAGLTGRKIIVDTYGGMARHGGGAFSGKDPTKVDRSAAYAVRHVAKNIVAAKLARRCEVQVAYAIGVARPVSIYVNTFGTGVGPDSTLERAVKDVFDLRPARLIADLKLRQPIYSATAAYGHFGRSFEKGTYQDHELGPKKVERFTWERTDKVRELKTAAKA; this is encoded by the coding sequence ATGTCACTGGCTAATCGACATGTCTTCACCTCCGAGTCCGTCACCGAGGGTCACCCCGACAAGGTGGCCGACCAGATTTCGGATGCCGTTCTTGATGCAATCCTCGCCCGCGATGCCGCGGCCCGTGTTGCCTGCGAAACGCTGGTGACTACCGGCATGGCCGTGATTGCCGGTGAAATCACCACCACGGCCTACGTCAACATTCCCGACATCGTGCGCTCGACGATCCAGCGGATCGGCTACACGCACGCGTCGTTCGGATTTGACTATCGCACCTGTGCGGTCCTCACCTCGATCGACCGGCAGTCGCCCGACATCGCCATGGGCGTCGATGGCAAGACCGATGACGAACAGGGTGCCGGCGACCAGGGGATGATGTTCGGCTATGCCACCGACGAGACTGACGAGCTGATGCCGCTGCCGATCGTGCTGTCGCACCGACTGGCGGAACGGCTCGCCGCTGTGCGTCGCGGCGGTGGCCGGATGCCGCATCACGAGTGGCTGCGCCCCGACGGCAAGACCCAGGTCTCGGTGGAGTACGAGGGCGACCGCCCGGTTGCGGTTCGCACGGTAGTGCTCTCGACGCAGCACGACGACAAGGTGGGGAACAAGACCCTCTTGCAGCGCACCATTGAAGGCGCGATGACCGAGGATGTCATCCTCCCAGTGCTGCAGGAGTTCGGCTTCGATGGTGTGAAGACCAAGATCCACGTCAACCCGACCGGCCGATTCGTCATCGGTGGTCCGCAGGGCGATGCCGGACTCACCGGCCGCAAGATCATCGTGGACACCTACGGCGGGATGGCTCGCCATGGCGGCGGCGCGTTCAGCGGCAAGGATCCGACAAAGGTCGATCGCTCGGCGGCGTATGCCGTGCGTCACGTGGCCAAGAACATCGTGGCGGCCAAGCTGGCACGCCGTTGCGAAGTCCAGGTGGCCTATGCCATCGGCGTCGCGCGGCCGGTGTCGATTTACGTCAACACGTTCGGAACGGGCGTCGGCCCGGACAGCACGCTCGAGCGCGCGGTCAAGGACGTCTTCGACCTCCGCCCCGCACGGCTGATTGCCGACCTCAAGCTGCGTCAGCCGATCTACTCGGCAACGGCCGCCTACGGTCATTTCGGGCGCAGTTTCGAGAAAGGCACCTATCAGGACCACGAACTCGGCCCGAAGAAGGTCGAGCGATTCACCTGGGAGCGTACCGACAAGGTGCGCGAGCTCAAGACTGCCGCGAAGGCATGA
- a CDS encoding PTS sugar transporter subunit IIB, whose amino-acid sequence MGLVLCRVDDRLVHGQVVIGWGRPLAVKFIVLVDDGVRASSWEQDLYRMAVPEGVDVIFARTDEAISALEAWAADSRPGILLTGDLATMAALHHASPTIVHRINLGGIHHRPDRHERLRYLYLSGEEEVLLASMRGSGADITAQDLPTTPPIGIEALP is encoded by the coding sequence ATGGGTCTCGTCCTCTGCCGGGTTGACGATCGATTGGTTCACGGACAGGTCGTGATCGGCTGGGGACGCCCGCTCGCCGTCAAGTTCATCGTGCTTGTTGATGATGGTGTGCGCGCGAGCAGCTGGGAGCAGGACCTCTACCGGATGGCCGTCCCCGAAGGGGTGGACGTGATCTTCGCCCGGACCGACGAGGCAATCAGCGCGCTTGAAGCGTGGGCTGCGGATTCCCGACCGGGGATTCTCCTCACCGGAGATCTGGCGACGATGGCCGCACTGCACCATGCGTCGCCGACAATTGTGCATCGCATCAATCTCGGCGGGATTCACCATCGGCCTGATCGTCACGAACGCCTCCGCTATCTCTACCTCTCGGGCGAGGAAGAAGTGTTGCTGGCCTCGATGCGCGGCAGCGGCGCCGACATCACGGCGCAGGATCTTCCCACCACGCCACCCATCGGCATCGAGGCGTTGCCGTGA
- the ahcY gene encoding adenosylhomocysteinase, protein MTSISIDASHDIRDIALADEGKRRTEWAERSMPVLRQIRARFAKEKPLAGRKLSCCLHVTTETANLMITLRAAGAEIALCASNPLSTQDEVAAHLVRDHGVHVYAIKGEDHETYYTHLAQALAFGPDLTQDDGADLVSALHMTALGRLDDLAGPIRKMVEGLSAAERKELVSRVKGSTEETTTGVIRLKAMAKEGILQFPILAVNDSRTKHMFDNRYGTGQSTLDGIVRATNMLLAGSTVVTAGYGWCGRGFAMRARGAGATVIVTEIDPVAALEAKMDGFEVMPMEQAAPLGDLFCTLTGNMHVIRGEHFAKMKDGAIVCNSGHFNVELDLDALAKMATVRRHVRDFVEEFEVAGKRILVLGEGRLINLAAAEGHPASVMDMSFANQALAAEYLVKQEGKLGKEVHKLPAFVDGEIATLKMAAMGAKFDVLTPEQVTYLASWDAGT, encoded by the coding sequence ATGACCAGTATTTCGATCGACGCATCACACGACATCCGCGACATCGCCCTCGCCGACGAGGGGAAACGCCGCACCGAGTGGGCGGAACGCTCGATGCCGGTGCTGCGCCAGATCCGCGCCCGGTTCGCCAAGGAGAAGCCGCTCGCGGGCCGCAAGCTTTCCTGCTGCCTGCACGTCACCACCGAGACGGCCAACCTGATGATCACGCTGCGGGCGGCCGGGGCGGAGATCGCGCTCTGCGCCTCGAATCCGCTTTCTACGCAGGATGAGGTCGCCGCGCACCTGGTACGCGACCACGGCGTGCACGTCTACGCCATCAAGGGCGAAGATCACGAGACCTACTACACCCACCTGGCGCAGGCGCTCGCGTTTGGCCCCGATCTGACCCAGGACGACGGCGCCGACCTCGTCAGTGCGCTGCACATGACGGCGCTCGGTCGTCTTGATGACCTCGCCGGCCCGATTCGCAAGATGGTCGAAGGGCTTTCGGCCGCGGAGCGGAAGGAACTCGTGAGCCGGGTGAAGGGTTCGACCGAGGAGACCACTACCGGTGTCATCCGCCTCAAGGCGATGGCCAAGGAAGGAATTCTCCAGTTCCCGATTCTCGCGGTCAATGACTCGCGCACCAAGCACATGTTCGACAATCGCTACGGCACCGGCCAGTCGACCCTCGACGGCATCGTGCGGGCAACCAACATGCTGCTCGCTGGCAGCACTGTGGTCACGGCGGGTTACGGTTGGTGCGGTCGCGGCTTCGCGATGCGTGCGCGCGGCGCCGGTGCGACCGTGATCGTCACCGAAATCGATCCGGTGGCGGCGCTCGAGGCGAAGATGGACGGCTTCGAGGTGATGCCGATGGAGCAGGCCGCGCCGCTGGGCGATCTTTTCTGCACCCTCACCGGCAACATGCATGTGATTCGCGGCGAACATTTCGCGAAGATGAAGGACGGCGCCATCGTCTGCAATTCGGGGCACTTCAATGTCGAGCTCGACCTCGATGCGCTCGCGAAGATGGCGACGGTACGCCGCCACGTGCGTGATTTCGTCGAGGAGTTCGAGGTGGCCGGGAAGCGGATTCTCGTCCTCGGTGAAGGTCGGCTCATCAACCTCGCCGCGGCCGAAGGCCATCCGGCGTCGGTGATGGACATGTCTTTCGCGAACCAGGCGCTCGCGGCCGAGTACCTCGTGAAGCAGGAAGGAAAGCTTGGCAAGGAAGTGCACAAGCTCCCGGCCTTCGTCGATGGCGAGATCGCCACGCTCAAGATGGCGGCGATGGGTGCGAAGTTCGATGTGCTCACGCCGGAGCAGGTGACGTATCTCGCCAGCTGGGATGCCGGCACCTGA
- a CDS encoding glycosyltransferase family 4 protein, with protein MNILLVNWQDLRNPQAGGAEIHLFELFSRLAARGHRVRLVCSGFAGAPAVEVVDGIEVHRVGDRHTFALRGRNAVRAALQGEPADVLVDDVNKLPLYTASLTKLPVYAVIPHLFGTTAFQEVSWPMAATVWLAERAIPNAYRRAWFHAISDSTRDDLVQRGIARERIAVVYPGVDGEKYTPDPTLGRFAPPRFVYLGRLKRYKGVEVLIEALAIARRERPDLTVDIAGNGDDRPRLEALARARGVAESVRFRGFVDEATKLELLRRSVANVFPSPKEGWGITVMEAAACGTPSLASDSPGLRDSVRDGITGVLVPHGNAAALAQGMLRLAGDPVLVERLGQAARAHALTLSWAAAADQVEAHLQDLVAGRIPPPSFQV; from the coding sequence GTGAATATCCTCCTGGTCAACTGGCAGGATCTCCGCAATCCACAGGCTGGTGGGGCGGAGATTCATCTCTTTGAGCTCTTTTCGCGGCTGGCAGCGCGGGGACATCGCGTCCGGCTGGTCTGCTCAGGTTTTGCTGGCGCCCCCGCCGTCGAAGTTGTGGATGGAATCGAAGTGCACCGCGTGGGAGATCGCCACACCTTTGCGCTGCGTGGTCGGAATGCCGTGCGAGCGGCGCTCCAGGGCGAGCCGGCCGACGTGCTCGTCGACGATGTCAACAAGCTGCCGCTCTACACCGCATCGCTCACGAAGTTGCCCGTCTATGCCGTGATTCCGCACCTCTTCGGCACCACCGCGTTCCAGGAAGTGAGCTGGCCGATGGCCGCGACGGTCTGGCTGGCGGAGCGCGCGATTCCGAATGCCTATCGTCGGGCCTGGTTCCACGCCATCAGCGATTCGACGCGCGACGATCTCGTGCAGCGCGGCATTGCCCGTGAGCGGATCGCAGTGGTCTATCCGGGTGTCGATGGCGAGAAATACACTCCTGATCCGACCCTCGGTCGCTTCGCTCCGCCACGCTTCGTCTACCTCGGCCGCCTCAAGCGGTACAAAGGGGTGGAGGTGCTCATCGAAGCGCTGGCCATCGCGCGTCGGGAGCGGCCGGACCTCACGGTCGACATCGCCGGGAATGGCGATGACCGGCCTCGGCTCGAAGCCCTGGCTCGGGCAAGGGGGGTTGCGGAGAGTGTGCGCTTCCGCGGCTTTGTGGATGAGGCGACCAAACTCGAGTTGCTGCGGCGATCGGTGGCGAATGTCTTTCCCTCCCCGAAGGAGGGGTGGGGGATCACCGTGATGGAGGCCGCGGCTTGCGGGACGCCCTCCCTGGCCTCCGATTCACCCGGACTCCGCGATTCGGTCCGGGACGGTATCACCGGGGTGCTGGTGCCCCACGGTAACGCGGCGGCGCTGGCTCAGGGTATGCTTCGTCTGGCAGGAGATCCGGTGCTGGTCGAGCGGCTGGGGCAGGCGGCCCGCGCGCACGCGCTCACGCTGAGCTGGGCTGCCGCTGCCGACCAGGTCGAGGCCCATCTGCAGGATCTCGTGGCGGGGCGCATTCCTCCGCCGTCCTTTCAGGTCTGA
- a CDS encoding HPr family phosphocarrier protein, giving the protein MIERDATIVNSLGMHARPAAQIVRLAATFNATLELECDGQSVNGKSIMGVMMLAAEQGAQLRLRAEGPDAEAALEALASLIASGFGEP; this is encoded by the coding sequence GTGATCGAACGTGATGCGACCATCGTCAACTCCCTCGGGATGCACGCGCGCCCCGCGGCGCAGATCGTGCGGCTCGCGGCGACGTTCAATGCGACGCTCGAACTTGAGTGTGACGGGCAGTCGGTCAACGGCAAGAGCATCATGGGGGTGATGATGCTCGCCGCGGAGCAGGGTGCTCAATTGCGCTTGCGAGCCGAAGGGCCCGATGCCGAGGCTGCACTCGAAGCGCTCGCGTCGCTGATCGCCTCCGGGTTTGGCGAGCCGTGA
- the hprK gene encoding HPr(Ser) kinase/phosphatase, which produces MRFRDFLGSADQLQLEALTGELGLDGLVPDADIASPGLALAGYLGRFIPNRLHVLGETEITYLASLDAETRRSTLEAFFHYNLPAVFITKGLEPPEPLLTLAISRQIPVLRSALKTAEFYKRIKPIIEDAFAPRTTLHGSLADVYGVGLLFIGRSGIGKSECVLDLVERGHRLVADDVVKVTRRAGDVLIGQGHELAGHHMEIRGIGLVDIPVLFGVRAVRQQKRIEVVVQLEDWETAQDADRTGLQRDTMPILDVPIPKVMVPLNPGKNITVVAEVVAMMHLLRYTGVDTAGAFNERLIRKMREKRGVREYLRDDIE; this is translated from the coding sequence GTGCGCTTCCGTGATTTTCTTGGCTCAGCCGATCAGCTCCAGCTCGAGGCCCTCACCGGCGAACTCGGCCTCGACGGGCTCGTGCCGGATGCCGACATCGCCTCGCCGGGCCTGGCACTCGCCGGGTATCTCGGGCGCTTCATCCCTAATCGGTTGCACGTCCTCGGCGAGACCGAAATCACCTATCTCGCGTCACTCGATGCCGAGACGCGTCGGTCGACGCTCGAGGCGTTCTTCCATTACAACCTGCCGGCCGTCTTCATCACCAAGGGACTCGAGCCGCCGGAACCGCTCCTGACACTCGCCATCTCGCGGCAGATCCCGGTGCTGCGGAGCGCCCTCAAGACGGCAGAGTTCTACAAGCGGATCAAGCCGATCATCGAGGATGCGTTCGCCCCGCGCACCACACTGCACGGTTCGCTCGCCGATGTCTACGGTGTCGGCCTCCTCTTCATCGGCCGGTCGGGGATCGGCAAGAGCGAATGCGTGCTCGATCTCGTCGAGCGAGGTCACCGACTGGTTGCCGATGACGTCGTGAAGGTGACGCGCCGCGCCGGCGATGTCCTGATCGGACAGGGGCACGAGCTTGCTGGCCATCATATGGAAATCCGCGGGATCGGTCTGGTCGACATTCCAGTGCTCTTCGGCGTGCGCGCGGTGCGGCAGCAGAAGCGCATCGAGGTGGTGGTGCAGCTGGAAGACTGGGAGACGGCGCAGGATGCCGATCGCACCGGCCTGCAGCGCGACACGATGCCGATCCTCGATGTGCCGATTCCAAAGGTGATGGTCCCGCTGAATCCCGGGAAGAACATCACGGTGGTCGCGGAAGTGGTGGCGATGATGCACCTGCTGCGCTACACCGGCGTCGATACCGCCGGTGCCTTCAATGAACGACTGATCCGCAAGATGCGCGAGAAGCGCGGGGTGCGGGAATACCTGCGGGACGATATCGAATGA
- a CDS encoding PTS system mannose/fructose/sorbose family transporter subunit IID: protein MKPRAEALVRLLAVQAAWTYERMSGIGVGHASAPLLRDLYATSSPEERRAAVARSAEFFNSHPYLAGVAVGAVVHAERERVPGAAIVRLRTALSGPLGALGDQLIWAGEVPVLIGLALAATPWLGAWTVVLVVVIHNVLRLWLTAWGLDIGLREGLGVGAALQRSWLPQAAARAQSAAAFAVGLAIPIVAWQLLAGASRQLVAGVIGCTLLGVALALGQMTRERVTGLRFGLGLVLVALIIVGGFR, encoded by the coding sequence ATGAAGCCGCGCGCAGAGGCGCTGGTCCGATTGCTCGCCGTCCAAGCCGCGTGGACCTATGAGCGGATGTCGGGAATCGGGGTCGGGCACGCCTCGGCCCCGCTGCTGCGGGATCTGTATGCCACGAGTTCGCCGGAAGAGCGCCGGGCAGCGGTGGCACGGTCGGCAGAGTTCTTCAACTCGCACCCATACCTCGCCGGTGTCGCGGTGGGCGCCGTGGTTCACGCCGAGCGCGAACGTGTGCCAGGCGCGGCGATCGTGCGGCTGCGCACGGCGCTCTCCGGCCCACTCGGAGCGCTGGGCGACCAGCTGATCTGGGCAGGCGAAGTCCCGGTGCTGATCGGACTCGCCCTCGCGGCGACACCGTGGCTCGGGGCATGGACGGTGGTCCTCGTGGTCGTGATCCACAACGTGTTGCGACTCTGGCTCACGGCGTGGGGACTCGATATCGGACTGCGCGAAGGGCTGGGCGTCGGCGCGGCGCTGCAACGTTCCTGGTTGCCCCAGGCCGCAGCGCGTGCCCAGAGTGCCGCGGCGTTTGCCGTCGGGCTCGCGATTCCGATTGTTGCATGGCAATTGCTCGCGGGGGCGAGTCGACAGCTGGTCGCCGGCGTGATCGGCTGCACGCTGCTGGGAGTGGCCCTCGCGCTCGGGCAGATGACCCGGGAACGGGTCACCGGCTTACGATTCGGGCTGGGACTCGTCCTCGTTGCACTCATCATCGTTGGAGGGTTCCGGTGA
- a CDS encoding iron ABC transporter permease, whose product MNSPSTARRRIALPLLLLAGVVSLVAGVLLGPVSFTPADVFAALARHDAPASAIVRQLRLPRVLLAFGVGGSLAVAGAALQALVRNPLAEPWLLGVSGGASLGAVLAVILGLPAGISVAGCATVGALAAVALVYRIGAVAGRRLDTRVLLLAGVVVSFFAGAVTTAMLVVVDPFTFRTATVWLFGGFGGASWAALRQFTLVAALPLLLLWWLARALDLLALGEETASTLGIDVDRTRRLVIVATAILTAATVAVAGMIGFVGLVVPHALRWVVGPMHRRLLPAVFLAGGAFTVLADAVARTVLRPAELPVGVVTALVGVPLFALLLRRSVK is encoded by the coding sequence GTGAACTCACCCAGCACCGCACGTCGTCGCATCGCGCTGCCACTCCTGCTGCTTGCCGGGGTGGTGTCGCTCGTGGCCGGTGTGCTGCTGGGTCCCGTGTCATTCACGCCGGCGGATGTCTTCGCGGCCCTCGCGCGCCACGATGCACCGGCCTCGGCGATTGTTCGCCAGCTGCGGTTGCCGCGGGTGCTGCTCGCGTTCGGTGTGGGCGGGTCGCTCGCCGTCGCGGGCGCGGCGCTGCAGGCACTGGTCCGCAATCCGCTCGCCGAACCGTGGCTGCTTGGGGTGAGCGGTGGGGCATCGCTGGGAGCGGTCCTCGCGGTGATCCTCGGCCTTCCCGCCGGGATCAGTGTCGCCGGTTGTGCCACCGTTGGGGCGCTCGCTGCCGTTGCGCTCGTGTATCGCATCGGCGCCGTTGCCGGGCGTCGCCTCGACACGCGTGTCCTCCTGCTCGCCGGCGTCGTGGTGTCGTTCTTCGCTGGTGCCGTCACCACGGCAATGCTGGTTGTGGTTGATCCCTTCACCTTTCGCACCGCGACCGTCTGGCTCTTCGGCGGCTTCGGCGGTGCGTCGTGGGCAGCGTTGCGTCAGTTCACCCTCGTGGCCGCTCTGCCGCTGCTGTTGCTCTGGTGGCTCGCGCGTGCGCTCGATCTGCTCGCCCTGGGGGAGGAGACCGCGTCGACGCTGGGGATCGACGTCGACCGGACTCGCCGACTCGTGATCGTCGCTACCGCGATCCTGACCGCCGCCACTGTCGCCGTCGCCGGCATGATCGGCTTCGTCGGTCTCGTGGTTCCGCATGCGCTGCGCTGGGTCGTGGGGCCGATGCATCGACGACTTCTTCCGGCGGTCTTTCTCGCCGGCGGGGCGTTCACCGTGCTTGCGGATGCCGTTGCGCGCACTGTCCTGCGCCCGGCAGAACTCCCGGTGGGTGTCGTGACCGCGCTCGTCGGCGTGCCGCTCTTCGCTCTGCTGTTGCGACGGAGCGTCAAGTGA